One window of Ralstonia pickettii DTP0602 genomic DNA carries:
- a CDS encoding ATPase AAA (K03798: ftsH, hflB; cell division protease FtsH [EC:3.4.24.-]), translating into MEPRQQQFSLWYVVLAVSAMLILQSVLFSSHVETLPYSDFKVLLKAGKLKDITLGEGAITGTLSTTGIETLLPKQQVEEMLRQGKGDHPFSTLRVNDPNLVQDLEAAKVRFVGQADSKWIGTLLSWIVPAMLFFAVWSFLIKRVGSAAGGMMEIGRSKAKVYMQKETGVTFADVAGIDEAKEELAEIVNFLKDPQRYRRLGGKIPKGVLLLGAPGTGKTLLAKAVAGEAGVPFFTMSGSEFVEMFVGVGAARVRDLFDQAETKAPCIIFIDELDALGKTRALNAVAGNDEREQTLNQLLVEMDGFDTNKGVIIMAATNRPEILDPALLRPGRFDRHIALDRPDLKGREQILKVHVKNVVLAPTVDLTKLAGRTPGFAGADLANLVNEAALLAARKGKDAVEMPDFDEALDRIVGGLEKKSRVMNQQEKETIAYHEAGHAIVAELRPHADRVSKVSIIPRGVAALGYTQQTPTEDRYLLKQSELLDRLDVLLGGRIAEQIVYGDVSTGAQNDLQRATDMARQMITQFGMSEQLGLAAYEDMPNPLFTGPGLMPRQRKEYSESTAQIIDTEVRTILGDASQRVKQTLLANRHKLDALAKLLLEQEVVDRPSLELLLSEKVTPLTPGKPHPATPNVPDSRKVSHENEGK; encoded by the coding sequence ATGGAACCGCGTCAGCAGCAGTTTTCCCTATGGTATGTGGTCCTAGCAGTCTCGGCGATGCTCATCCTTCAGAGCGTCCTGTTCTCATCCCATGTCGAGACGCTACCGTACAGCGACTTCAAGGTCCTGCTCAAGGCCGGAAAGCTCAAGGACATCACGCTTGGAGAAGGAGCCATCACCGGCACGCTCAGCACCACTGGCATTGAGACGCTGCTCCCCAAGCAACAGGTCGAAGAGATGTTGCGCCAGGGAAAGGGAGACCACCCCTTCTCCACGCTTCGGGTCAACGACCCCAATCTGGTCCAGGACCTCGAAGCTGCCAAGGTGCGCTTCGTCGGCCAGGCCGACAGCAAGTGGATTGGCACGCTGCTGTCGTGGATTGTTCCTGCAATGCTCTTCTTTGCCGTCTGGAGCTTCCTCATCAAGCGGGTGGGCAGCGCCGCCGGCGGGATGATGGAAATAGGCAGGAGCAAGGCAAAGGTCTACATGCAGAAAGAAACGGGGGTGACGTTTGCCGACGTGGCCGGCATCGATGAGGCAAAGGAGGAATTAGCCGAAATCGTCAACTTCCTGAAAGACCCGCAGCGCTATCGGCGTCTGGGTGGCAAGATTCCCAAGGGCGTACTGCTCCTGGGGGCTCCTGGCACCGGCAAGACATTGTTAGCAAAGGCAGTAGCCGGGGAAGCTGGCGTGCCGTTCTTCACCATGAGCGGCTCGGAGTTCGTTGAAATGTTTGTTGGCGTGGGGGCGGCGCGGGTGCGCGACCTGTTCGACCAGGCCGAGACCAAGGCGCCCTGCATCATTTTCATCGACGAACTGGACGCGCTGGGTAAGACGCGCGCGCTCAACGCCGTAGCCGGCAACGATGAACGCGAACAGACCCTGAACCAGTTGTTGGTTGAGATGGACGGGTTCGACACCAACAAAGGCGTCATCATTATGGCGGCCACCAACCGGCCCGAAATCCTGGACCCAGCGCTACTGCGCCCCGGTCGCTTCGACCGCCATATCGCCCTGGACCGTCCTGACCTGAAAGGGCGCGAGCAGATTCTCAAGGTACACGTCAAAAATGTCGTTCTTGCCCCAACCGTCGACCTGACCAAGCTGGCCGGGCGCACCCCCGGATTCGCGGGCGCCGACCTCGCCAACCTTGTCAACGAGGCCGCACTGCTGGCTGCTCGCAAGGGCAAGGATGCCGTAGAGATGCCAGACTTTGACGAGGCGCTGGACCGCATCGTAGGCGGCTTGGAGAAGAAGAGCCGCGTGATGAATCAGCAGGAGAAAGAAACCATCGCGTACCACGAGGCGGGTCATGCCATCGTCGCGGAATTGCGGCCGCATGCTGACCGAGTTTCCAAGGTCTCCATCATCCCCAGAGGTGTCGCCGCATTGGGGTACACGCAGCAGACCCCGACAGAGGACCGCTATCTCCTGAAGCAAAGCGAACTGCTCGACCGGCTCGATGTATTGCTTGGAGGTCGCATTGCCGAACAGATTGTCTACGGAGACGTTTCGACCGGTGCGCAAAATGACCTGCAACGCGCAACAGACATGGCTCGCCAGATGATTACGCAGTTCGGCATGAGCGAGCAGCTTGGACTTGCTGCTTACGAGGACATGCCGAACCCGCTCTTTACCGGACCAGGACTGATGCCCCGGCAACGCAAAGAATACAGCGAGAGTACTGCGCAAATCATTGATACAGAAGTGCGGACGATTCTGGGCGACGCCAGCCAGCGGGTGAAGCAGACATTGCTTGCAAACCGGCACAAGCTGGACGCGCTGGCAAAGCTACTGCTCGAACAGGAGGTCGTAGACCGACCTTCGCTGGAGCTGTTGCTCTCCGAGAAGGTTACCCCTCTCACACCCGGCAAGCCTCACCCAGCCACGCCCAATGTGCCCGATTCGCGGAAGGTGAGCCATGAAAATGAAGGCAAGTAG
- a CDS encoding transposase produces the protein MRRADTFTESLFTMRRLDDFVPKSHPLRPIRTMVNQALAKMDRLFAGMYEADIKGGRPSIAPEKLLRAMLLQVRYSIRSERQLMEQTQYNLLFRWFIGLSMDDAVWVATVFTKNRARLIQHDAVIEFFNEVLALAQKKNWLSGEHFSVDGTLIQAWAGHKSFVRKDGSDGDDDSGNFRGHQRSNETHQSSTDPDAKLYRKGKTGSELRYMGHTLSDNRHGLVVSALVSTADGHAEREAAKVMLNDARQVTDNPDTEITVGADKGYDAQEFIEACLEMKVTPHVAQNTSGRRSAVPDAIARSEGYAISQQKRKLIEQGFGWVKTVGRMRQVMAFRLCR, from the coding sequence ATGCGCCGCGCAGACACCTTCACCGAAAGCTTGTTCACCATGCGGCGGCTGGACGATTTCGTGCCCAAGTCCCATCCACTGCGCCCGATCCGCACCATGGTCAATCAGGCCTTGGCGAAGATGGATCGGCTGTTCGCGGGGATGTATGAGGCCGACATCAAGGGCGGTCGCCCGAGCATCGCGCCGGAGAAGCTGCTGCGAGCGATGTTGCTGCAGGTGCGCTACAGCATTCGGTCCGAGCGCCAACTTATGGAGCAGACGCAGTACAACCTGTTGTTTCGCTGGTTCATCGGGTTGTCGATGGACGACGCAGTCTGGGTGGCCACGGTATTCACCAAGAACCGCGCGCGTCTGATCCAACACGACGCGGTAATCGAATTCTTCAACGAGGTGCTGGCCCTTGCGCAGAAGAAGAACTGGCTGTCGGGCGAGCACTTCAGCGTGGACGGCACGCTGATACAGGCGTGGGCAGGCCACAAGAGCTTTGTCCGCAAGGATGGAAGCGACGGCGACGACGATAGCGGCAACTTCAGGGGGCACCAGCGCAGCAACGAGACGCATCAATCCAGTACCGATCCAGATGCGAAGCTTTATCGCAAAGGCAAGACTGGCAGTGAACTGCGCTACATGGGGCATACGTTGAGTGACAACCGCCACGGCCTGGTGGTCAGCGCCCTGGTGAGCACCGCTGATGGACACGCCGAGCGCGAGGCTGCCAAAGTCATGCTCAACGATGCCCGGCAGGTGACGGACAATCCGGACACCGAAATCACAGTGGGTGCAGACAAGGGCTACGACGCGCAGGAGTTTATTGAGGCCTGCCTGGAGATGAAGGTGACGCCGCATGTGGCGCAAAACACCTCGGGTCGGCGCTCGGCGGTTCCTGATGCCATTGCCCGCAGCGAGGGATATGCCATCTCGCAGCAAAAGCGCAAGCTGATCGAGCAAGGCTTCGGCTGGGTCAAGACGGTTGGGCGCATGCGCCAGGTGATGGCTTTCCGCCTGTGCAGGTAA
- a CDS encoding ATPase P (K01533: E3.6.3.4, ATP7, copA; Cu2+-exporting ATPase [EC:3.6.3.4]), whose amino-acid sequence MPTKSTTPHGGNYGVTGAQAVPTAATGPAASQQLVRDPVCGMEISPREAAASTEVDQKRYWFCSSRCEHAFLANPAKYIPHPVDERSSAGPSSIASPPGVAPISAATPALASSAAKQLAKDPICGMMVDKARALSAERGNRKYYFCSENCLRTFESPESELKAMKTRVTIALTGVLALAVLRAGAFLALAAGATLLTWAPIPALPWFTWGMWLFLLVTPVQFIGGWSFYKGAWNAIRTRNINMDFLIALGTSVAYFYSVVVLFFPSWLPVKVEERDVYFEVSAVIIAFVLLGKYMEEIIKKKSSAAVRRLLDLRPAVAHVLRDGREVEIPAESIMVGEAVVVRPGEKIPTDGKVIDGQSSVDESMLTGESMPVEKKPGAAVIGGTLNRSGAFTFQATKIGADTALAQIIRMVEDAQASTAQIQRLADQVTGYFVPAVVSVALLALVSWTVAGHFPHGLLAFVAVLIISCPCALGVATPAALMVGVGKGADNGILIRGGEVLERAEKLTAVVFDKTGTITRGEPTLTDVIPFSGREESDLLTLAAAVEAGSEHLLGEAIVRAAQHRALTIPKAAGISALSGMGIQGLVDGQQVWLGNRRLFARQGIPTDAAEAVLGKLEADGKTAMLVGAGTQLLGVVAVADTVKPEASEAVAALKARAIKVVLLSGDNRRTAEAIGRQVGIEHVIAEVMPEDKVETIHALQKQGEVVAMVGDGVNDAPALAAADIGIAIGSGSDVAKETGSIILIRDDVRDVVAAIELSRATMRKIKQNLFWAFIYNTIGIPVAAFGLLNPIFAAAAMALSSLSVVANSALLKRVRLGSKITSPEAR is encoded by the coding sequence ATGCCGACCAAGTCCACTACCCCTCATGGGGGGAATTACGGCGTCACCGGTGCCCAGGCAGTTCCAACGGCCGCCACGGGCCCAGCCGCCTCCCAGCAACTGGTGCGTGACCCAGTCTGTGGCATGGAGATTTCCCCACGGGAGGCGGCTGCCAGCACGGAAGTCGACCAGAAGCGGTATTGGTTCTGCTCCTCACGCTGTGAGCACGCTTTCCTCGCCAACCCGGCGAAATATATTCCTCACCCCGTTGATGAGCGTAGCTCGGCTGGGCCCTCTAGCATTGCGAGCCCACCGGGCGTCGCTCCTATCTCTGCGGCAACGCCCGCGCTGGCGTCCAGCGCCGCTAAGCAACTCGCTAAGGACCCCATCTGCGGAATGATGGTGGACAAAGCTAGGGCCCTGTCCGCCGAGCGTGGCAACCGCAAGTACTACTTCTGCAGCGAGAACTGCCTTCGGACATTCGAGTCGCCAGAGAGCGAGTTGAAAGCCATGAAGACGCGCGTGACCATTGCTCTCACCGGCGTGCTCGCGCTGGCGGTGCTACGGGCTGGCGCCTTCCTGGCGCTGGCAGCCGGGGCGACGCTGCTGACCTGGGCCCCGATTCCCGCCTTGCCTTGGTTCACGTGGGGGATGTGGCTATTCCTTCTCGTCACGCCGGTCCAGTTCATTGGCGGCTGGAGCTTCTACAAGGGCGCGTGGAACGCCATCCGGACGCGCAATATCAATATGGACTTCCTCATCGCGCTGGGAACGTCCGTCGCCTACTTCTACAGCGTCGTAGTGCTGTTCTTTCCGTCTTGGTTGCCCGTCAAGGTCGAAGAGCGAGACGTCTACTTTGAGGTGTCGGCGGTCATTATCGCCTTCGTGCTGCTGGGGAAATACATGGAGGAAATCATCAAGAAGAAGTCCTCCGCCGCTGTTCGACGCCTGCTCGACCTACGCCCCGCCGTCGCTCACGTGCTTCGCGATGGGAGGGAGGTGGAAATCCCCGCTGAAAGCATCATGGTGGGCGAAGCCGTCGTTGTACGCCCCGGCGAGAAGATTCCCACTGACGGCAAGGTTATCGATGGCCAATCCAGTGTCGATGAATCGATGCTGACCGGCGAGTCGATGCCCGTGGAAAAGAAACCCGGTGCCGCAGTCATTGGCGGCACGCTTAACCGCAGTGGCGCCTTCACCTTCCAGGCCACAAAAATCGGAGCGGACACCGCACTCGCTCAGATTATCAGGATGGTCGAGGACGCCCAGGCCAGCACCGCGCAGATTCAGCGACTGGCCGACCAGGTCACCGGCTACTTCGTACCTGCGGTTGTTTCGGTTGCGCTGTTGGCATTAGTGAGCTGGACCGTCGCCGGTCATTTTCCACACGGACTGCTCGCATTCGTGGCTGTTCTGATTATCTCCTGCCCCTGCGCGCTGGGCGTCGCCACGCCTGCGGCGCTGATGGTCGGCGTCGGCAAGGGAGCGGACAACGGCATCCTGATACGCGGCGGTGAAGTGCTGGAGCGCGCCGAGAAGCTCACCGCGGTTGTCTTTGACAAGACCGGGACGATTACGCGCGGAGAGCCGACCTTGACCGATGTCATCCCCTTTTCTGGGCGAGAGGAATCAGACTTACTGACCCTCGCTGCCGCTGTGGAAGCCGGGTCCGAGCACCTTTTGGGCGAAGCCATCGTTCGGGCCGCACAGCATCGCGCGCTCACCATTCCCAAGGCAGCCGGCATCAGCGCGTTGTCTGGCATGGGCATTCAGGGCCTTGTAGACGGTCAGCAAGTCTGGCTGGGCAACCGGCGTCTCTTTGCACGCCAAGGCATCCCAACCGATGCGGCCGAAGCCGTACTCGGGAAGCTCGAAGCCGATGGCAAGACGGCCATGTTGGTCGGCGCCGGCACACAACTGCTCGGCGTAGTGGCCGTGGCTGACACAGTGAAACCGGAAGCGAGCGAGGCGGTCGCGGCATTGAAGGCGCGCGCCATCAAGGTTGTGCTACTGAGCGGTGACAACCGCCGCACCGCCGAGGCAATCGGCCGGCAGGTTGGCATTGAGCATGTCATTGCCGAGGTGATGCCGGAAGACAAGGTCGAGACTATTCACGCATTGCAGAAGCAAGGGGAGGTCGTGGCCATGGTGGGAGACGGCGTCAATGACGCACCGGCGCTTGCCGCAGCGGACATCGGCATTGCCATCGGCTCAGGCTCGGATGTCGCGAAGGAAACTGGGAGCATCATTCTCATTCGTGATGACGTGCGTGACGTAGTCGCCGCCATTGAGCTGTCCCGCGCGACGATGCGCAAAATCAAACAGAACCTCTTCTGGGCGTTCATTTACAACACCATCGGCATCCCTGTCGCTGCATTTGGACTCCTGAACCCCATCTTTGCCGCAGCAGCAATGGCGCTGTCCTCATTGAGTGTGGTAGCCAACTCCGCATTGCTAAAGCGTGTACGACTTGGCTCCAAAATTACCAGCCCGGAGGCGAGATGA
- a CDS encoding beta-lactamase (K01069: E3.1.2.6, gloB; hydroxyacylglutathione hydrolase [EC:3.1.2.6]), with the protein MFFRQRPTENATLSYFFGCAGVGKAVAVDIVAGDEDWFISEARKAGVVIAHVIDTHVHADHYSGGLALARQVGAPYYLHESNKARVSFDFTPLHDGQRLEAGNVLLDVLHTPGHTPDSVCLLVRDLRRGDEPWFVITGDTLFVGAVGRPDLAGREREMAAQLHDSLHRKLLNLPAELEIYPGHQAGSACGAGLSGKPASTIGFEKRFNPKLEMSRDAFVDAVVADIPQQPENMARIIEVNLRGIEPEGARD; encoded by the coding sequence ATGTTCTTCCGCCAACGTCCCACTGAAAACGCCACCCTTTCCTATTTCTTTGGATGTGCCGGCGTCGGCAAGGCTGTTGCCGTCGACATTGTGGCCGGCGACGAGGACTGGTTCATCTCCGAGGCGAGAAAGGCGGGGGTGGTGATAGCCCATGTCATCGACACTCATGTGCATGCTGACCATTACTCTGGCGGGCTCGCGCTGGCGCGCCAGGTCGGTGCACCGTACTACCTGCATGAGAGCAACAAGGCGCGGGTTTCATTCGACTTCACGCCGCTGCACGATGGGCAGCGACTGGAGGCAGGCAATGTGCTGCTCGACGTGCTGCACACTCCTGGCCACACACCCGACAGCGTGTGCCTGCTGGTGCGCGACCTGCGCCGGGGCGACGAGCCCTGGTTCGTCATCACCGGAGACACACTGTTCGTGGGAGCCGTTGGCCGGCCGGACCTAGCCGGGAGAGAACGCGAAATGGCCGCCCAACTGCACGATAGCTTGCATCGCAAGCTGTTGAATCTCCCTGCCGAGCTTGAGATTTATCCTGGACATCAAGCTGGCAGCGCCTGCGGCGCAGGCCTTTCTGGCAAGCCTGCATCGACCATCGGGTTCGAGAAACGGTTCAACCCGAAGCTCGAAATGTCGCGGGATGCCTTTGTCGATGCGGTGGTTGCCGACATCCCGCAGCAACCGGAGAACATGGCTCGCATCATAGAGGTTAATCTGCGTGGCATTGAGCCCGAAGGTGCGCGCGATTGA
- a CDS encoding S-adenosylmethionine synthetase (K00789: metK; S-adenosylmethionine synthetase [EC:2.5.1.6]) has product MRTMENIAISISSGPSWRGEPTEMCEHKGIGHPDSLCDGAVEAAARALCRAYLEAYGAVQHFNLDKALLIGGMSAPKFGGGKVLRSTRLIVSGPVTKLPSAKAELIVEQAIREYLATSLGGIGNDIRIEPILRPSAPNLRRVPNAASLPLSNDTSFGVGYAPPSSLERAVLLVADLLRSRADRGVFEAAGLDYKVMGSRLGEHHRLTIALAFVDRCVHGVDEYFILKGRIESYLAERIGTECEIAINTLDSRDACDESGIYLTVTGLSAEHGDDGQVGRGSRVNGLITPYRPMSLEAAAGKNPASHVGKLYNVLAHRLATHIQASLDGADEVIVRLLSGIGRPIDQPQLFAIDVVAERGISSAQKQQVRELATQQLARCAD; this is encoded by the coding sequence ATGCGTACCATGGAGAACATTGCGATTTCTATTTCGAGTGGGCCGTCGTGGCGAGGCGAGCCGACGGAAATGTGCGAGCACAAGGGCATCGGACATCCCGATAGCCTATGCGATGGGGCTGTCGAAGCTGCGGCCCGCGCCTTGTGTCGCGCCTACCTCGAAGCCTATGGAGCAGTCCAGCACTTCAATCTGGACAAGGCGCTACTCATCGGCGGCATGAGCGCGCCAAAGTTCGGCGGTGGCAAAGTGCTGCGCTCAACGCGATTGATAGTGTCCGGCCCTGTTACCAAACTTCCGTCGGCCAAGGCCGAGCTAATTGTCGAGCAGGCCATTCGCGAGTACCTGGCAACGTCCTTGGGCGGTATTGGCAATGACATCCGCATCGAGCCAATCCTCCGCCCTTCAGCCCCGAACCTCCGGCGTGTGCCCAATGCAGCGTCTCTTCCACTGTCCAATGACACATCCTTTGGCGTCGGCTATGCGCCACCCTCATCGCTTGAAAGAGCGGTCCTGTTAGTTGCCGACCTTCTGCGCTCACGTGCCGACAGGGGAGTGTTTGAGGCGGCGGGCCTCGATTACAAGGTAATGGGGAGTCGGCTGGGCGAGCATCACCGTCTAACTATTGCACTGGCGTTTGTCGACCGATGCGTCCACGGCGTCGACGAGTACTTCATCCTCAAGGGGCGAATTGAGTCGTATCTGGCCGAGCGCATCGGCACTGAGTGTGAGATTGCAATCAATACCCTCGATAGCCGGGATGCGTGCGACGAAAGCGGGATTTACCTGACGGTCACTGGCTTGAGCGCTGAGCATGGTGATGACGGCCAGGTCGGCCGCGGAAGCCGAGTTAATGGCCTGATTACCCCCTATCGGCCAATGTCGCTGGAGGCCGCAGCGGGCAAGAACCCGGCGTCACATGTCGGCAAGCTCTACAACGTGCTCGCCCACCGGTTAGCCACTCATATTCAGGCAAGCTTGGATGGCGCGGATGAAGTCATCGTCCGGCTTCTCTCCGGAATTGGACGCCCCATCGACCAGCCCCAACTGTTTGCCATTGATGTCGTGGCCGAGCGCGGCATCTCGAGCGCCCAGAAGCAGCAAGTTCGTGAACTCGCGACGCAACAGCTGGCGAGGTGCGCGGACTGA
- a CDS encoding ArsR family transcriptional regulator yields MRELKNHLYEQVARIGKAVASPKRLELIELMCQGEKTVEVLAAQAEISVKLASAHLKELRQARLVETRKDGKYVQYRLASTSVADLWVTLRSAAEERLVELQVALASILEHGDDLEGFDRAAIWKKARAGEVLVLDVRPAEEFATAHLPHARSLPLDELRKRIAELPKDVPVVAYCRGPFCLMAKDAVELLRKKGYRAFHLTDGVAEWRAHGLPIEE; encoded by the coding sequence ATGAGAGAGTTAAAGAACCACCTGTACGAGCAGGTCGCGCGCATCGGGAAAGCCGTAGCCAGCCCGAAACGTCTGGAGCTCATCGAACTTATGTGCCAGGGTGAGAAAACCGTCGAGGTTCTGGCCGCCCAGGCAGAAATCAGCGTGAAGCTCGCCAGCGCTCATCTCAAGGAGCTGCGCCAGGCTCGTCTCGTCGAGACCCGCAAGGATGGGAAGTACGTCCAGTACCGTCTGGCCAGCACCAGCGTGGCCGACCTCTGGGTAACGCTTCGCTCAGCGGCCGAGGAGCGGCTAGTGGAATTGCAGGTGGCCTTGGCGTCAATCCTCGAGCATGGCGACGACCTCGAAGGATTCGACCGTGCTGCCATCTGGAAGAAGGCTAGGGCCGGAGAAGTGCTGGTTCTCGATGTGCGCCCAGCTGAGGAGTTCGCCACGGCCCACTTGCCGCATGCTCGTTCCCTGCCGCTCGACGAGCTCAGGAAGCGGATTGCCGAGTTGCCGAAAGACGTGCCCGTCGTCGCGTACTGCCGAGGCCCCTTCTGCCTGATGGCCAAGGACGCTGTCGAGCTCCTACGCAAGAAGGGCTATCGCGCCTTCCACCTGACTGATGGCGTGGCCGAGTGGCGCGCTCACGGGCTGCCCATAGAGGAATAG
- a CDS encoding membrane protein (K15977: K15977; putative oxidoreductase) — protein sequence MVMTTMSLTPTIVSRTYTVGRALLGSLFLFSGLLKIGSFAAYSAWVASAELPSPDLLLVLTIVIEIGGGLTLISGWNARLGALLLALFLVPTTIIFHGFWRADPADFLNQLNHILKNISILGGMLVVFAIESSRIQARAA from the coding sequence ATGGTCATGACTACTATGTCCCTCACGCCAACGATCGTTTCACGAACGTACACTGTCGGTCGCGCCCTTCTAGGCTCTCTTTTTTTATTTTCCGGACTCTTGAAGATCGGCAGCTTTGCGGCCTATTCTGCATGGGTTGCCAGTGCTGAACTACCAAGCCCGGATTTGCTTCTGGTGCTAACCATCGTGATTGAAATTGGTGGTGGACTGACCTTGATCTCCGGCTGGAACGCGCGGTTAGGCGCGCTGCTTCTTGCACTGTTCCTGGTGCCCACGACCATCATCTTCCACGGCTTCTGGCGCGCCGATCCCGCAGACTTCCTGAATCAGCTTAATCACATTTTGAAGAATATCTCAATCTTGGGCGGTATGCTGGTTGTATTCGCCATTGAGTCATCACGTATTCAAGCAAGAGCCGCATAG
- a CDS encoding molecular chaperone GroES (K04078: groES, HSPE1; chaperonin GroES), translating to MNLRPLHDRVIVKRLDNETKSASGIVIPDNAAEKPDQGEVLAVGPGKKDDKGHNIALDVKVGDRVLFGKYAGQGVKVDGQELLVMREEDIMAVVAK from the coding sequence ATGAACCTTCGCCCTCTGCACGACCGCGTGATCGTCAAGCGTCTGGACAACGAAACCAAGTCCGCGTCCGGCATCGTGATTCCCGACAACGCCGCCGAGAAGCCCGACCAGGGCGAAGTCCTGGCCGTCGGCCCGGGCAAGAAGGATGACAAGGGCCACAATATCGCTCTCGACGTCAAGGTGGGTGACCGCGTTCTGTTCGGCAAGTACGCCGGCCAGGGCGTGAAGGTGGATGGCCAGGAACTGCTGGTCATGCGCGAAGAAGACATCATGGCCGTGGTTGCCAAGTAA